A region of Staphylococcus sp. IVB6181 DNA encodes the following proteins:
- a CDS encoding DUF1108 family protein, with protein sequence MYFEQGAVLHHKFKVDGFEFIREIAREDDHISILISTVSNIYVTKTAVASLSDIETAEEIIKQDVYTFIEEQTDELDKIMAYFSKGWG encoded by the coding sequence ATGTATTTTGAACAAGGGGCAGTATTGCATCATAAATTCAAGGTAGACGGATTTGAGTTTATAAGAGAAATCGCAAGAGAAGATGATCATATCAGTATTTTAATTTCGACTGTAAGTAATATTTACGTCACAAAAACAGCAGTCGCCAGTTTATCAGATATTGAAACTGCAGAAGAAATTATTAAACAAGATGTATATACATTTATCGAAGAACAGACAGACGAACTCGACAAAATCATGGCTTACTTTTCGAAAGGGTGGGGGTAA
- a CDS encoding helix-turn-helix transcriptional regulator, whose amino-acid sequence MQWNLIRLRKERKCTQEDLANLLNISTEGYRLKELGKHQFKNDEMFIIADFFDENIGDIFLPTKYTKRKQTT is encoded by the coding sequence ATGCAATGGAATTTAATAAGACTTAGAAAAGAAAGAAAATGTACTCAAGAAGACTTAGCAAATCTCCTGAATATATCTACTGAAGGATATCGTTTAAAGGAATTAGGAAAACATCAATTTAAAAATGATGAGATGTTTATTATTGCTGATTTTTTCGATGAAAACATTGGGGATATTTTTTTACCCACAAAGTACACGAAACGCAAACAAACAACTTAA
- a CDS encoding XRE family transcriptional regulator has translation MDKKELALFIGNKIRYYRTKMNLTQDQLGEKLNTKKATISNYETGYRTPKQDDLFEIAHILNVSIDDLFPKRHSKKNDITTVYNQLTPPRQHNVLDFANKQLEEQNNEVSENDRNIITIKRMHAAAAGVVGEELFDDLIEEDVEFYEDEVPKGADFCILVNGDSMEPMIKEGTYAFIKRETNIKDGTIALVVLDGTSFIKRVDIHPEYLKLISLNPKYEDITVSSFNDLKVVGKIVL, from the coding sequence ATGGATAAAAAAGAATTAGCATTATTTATAGGTAATAAAATCAGATACTATAGAACTAAAATGAATTTAACTCAAGACCAGCTCGGAGAAAAACTTAATACTAAAAAAGCTACTATTTCAAACTATGAAACAGGCTATAGAACCCCTAAACAAGACGATTTATTTGAAATAGCACATATTTTAAATGTTAGTATCGACGACTTATTCCCTAAGAGACATAGTAAAAAGAACGACATCACAACTGTGTACAATCAACTCACACCTCCACGCCAACACAACGTTCTAGATTTTGCTAATAAACAATTAGAAGAGCAAAACAATGAAGTATCTGAAAACGACAGAAATATTATTACTATCAAACGTATGCACGCTGCAGCTGCTGGTGTAGTCGGCGAAGAATTATTTGATGATTTAATTGAGGAAGATGTTGAGTTTTATGAGGATGAAGTGCCTAAGGGTGCTGACTTCTGCATTTTAGTTAACGGTGATTCGATGGAACCAATGATTAAAGAAGGTACATACGCATTTATCAAAAGAGAAACTAACATTAAGGACGGAACGATCGCTTTAGTGGTTCTTGATGGTACAAGCTTTATCAAACGTGTAGATATTCATCCGGAATATCTTAAACTCATCTCTTTGAATCCGAAGTATGAAGATATTACAGTAAGTTCATTTAATGATTTGAAAGTAGTAGGAAAAATAGTCTTATAA
- a CDS encoding exonuclease domain-containing protein — MRKYDAAVIDFETMNSKTNSPCEIGITLINDLEIVSSYSSYINPKSNYYSLNNAEIHNIPKETILNAPSFDIIYKDIKHYLRESQIIIAHNANFDISVLKSTLSDYNINFPNFLYIDSVRIFKNFLGGISLSMKNLCEFYGISKEGLHSAKVDAEKLAEMLIILANENNFNSLLEMIQSTKKNHIKFSKFINSIDFLNKNSSFQKSITIKELNKVKPTNFSNPHISGKNIVFSGKFKNGKDVLQVMAKENNAVVSSSVNKSTNILVEGIQEKRYVDENGLVSKQRKARELISQGFEISLVNEEEFLRMIGEFENDQKNNY, encoded by the coding sequence ATGAGAAAGTACGATGCAGCAGTAATTGATTTTGAAACTATGAACTCTAAAACAAACAGTCCTTGTGAAATAGGGATTACATTAATCAATGATTTGGAAATAGTTTCCAGTTATTCATCATATATTAACCCGAAAAGTAATTATTATAGTTTAAACAATGCTGAAATTCATAACATACCTAAGGAAACTATTTTAAATGCACCTAGTTTTGATATTATTTATAAAGATATTAAACACTATCTAAGAGAATCTCAAATTATTATTGCTCATAATGCTAATTTTGATATATCAGTATTGAAATCTACTTTATCAGATTATAATATCAATTTCCCTAATTTTCTTTATATAGATAGTGTAAGAATATTCAAAAATTTTTTGGGTGGAATTTCATTAAGTATGAAAAACTTATGCGAATTTTACGGGATTTCAAAAGAAGGACTACATTCTGCAAAAGTAGATGCTGAAAAACTTGCTGAAATGTTGATAATATTAGCAAACGAGAATAACTTCAATAGTTTATTAGAAATGATTCAATCAACTAAAAAGAACCATATTAAATTTAGTAAGTTTATAAATTCTATCGATTTCTTAAATAAGAATTCATCTTTTCAAAAATCCATTACTATTAAAGAGCTTAATAAAGTAAAACCAACAAACTTCAGCAATCCTCATATATCTGGGAAGAATATTGTATTTTCTGGAAAATTTAAAAACGGTAAAGATGTTTTGCAAGTTATGGCAAAAGAGAATAATGCTGTCGTGAGTTCATCAGTAAATAAAAGCACTAATATTTTAGTTGAAGGAATACAAGAAAAAAGATACGTGGATGAAAACGGGCTTGTCTCTAAACAAAGGAAAGCAAGAGAACTAATATCACAAGGTTTTGAAATATCACTGGTTAATGAGGAAGAATTTTTGAGAATGATTGGAGAATTTGAAAATGATCAAAAAAATAACTACTAA
- a CDS encoding YdcF family protein gives MSFIILGLIFMVIGGIWITIESRSFYAGLLFSCGVFITGFATFIISLDFLMNKFSNIGNLINMFAILIILSVFLFTIVYLIINTFIVQNKEGRSPTALLSLFLGINIFFIIPFPLWIGFLSNERIPQIVSFIVLLFCSINFILTLCFVFYLLYSVFYQFIPFKGKVHFIIVLGSGIKTIKVPPLLKSRLDMAIKYFKKNPDSKIIVSGGQGADEPVSEAYAMREYLLSQDIPDAQIIMEDQSTTTYENMRLSKNKIIKALGHANLRDINILFSTNNYHVFRAAVYTRKAKLKAQGVGAPTAHYFLPTALIREFIALLVMHKKSLLILTLLFSLLLAWTYFF, from the coding sequence ATGTCATTTATAATACTAGGTTTAATATTTATGGTTATCGGTGGTATATGGATAACTATTGAAAGTCGCAGCTTTTATGCAGGACTCTTGTTTAGCTGCGGTGTATTTATTACCGGATTTGCAACATTTATTATCAGTTTAGATTTTTTAATGAACAAGTTCTCAAACATAGGCAATTTGATTAATATGTTTGCCATTTTAATTATACTTTCAGTATTTTTATTTACTATAGTTTATCTCATCATTAATACTTTTATTGTTCAAAATAAAGAAGGAAGAAGCCCAACAGCGTTGTTATCGCTATTCCTTGGTATTAATATATTCTTTATCATACCTTTCCCTCTGTGGATAGGTTTTCTAAGCAATGAACGCATTCCGCAGATCGTATCATTCATTGTACTCTTATTTTGTTCAATCAATTTCATATTGACGTTATGCTTTGTTTTTTATTTGCTTTATTCCGTGTTCTATCAATTTATTCCGTTCAAAGGTAAAGTACATTTTATCATTGTATTAGGTTCCGGTATTAAAACCATCAAAGTTCCGCCTTTGTTAAAATCAAGATTGGACATGGCCATAAAATACTTCAAGAAAAACCCTGATTCTAAAATCATTGTTTCGGGTGGTCAGGGCGCAGACGAACCTGTTTCAGAAGCTTATGCAATGCGTGAATATCTTTTATCCCAAGATATCCCTGACGCACAAATTATTATGGAAGACCAATCAACAACCACATATGAAAACATGCGCTTATCGAAAAATAAAATTATCAAAGCGTTAGGTCATGCGAATTTAAGAGATATTAATATTTTATTCAGCACAAACAACTACCATGTATTCAGAGCGGCTGTCTATACTCGAAAGGCCAAACTTAAAGCGCAAGGTGTAGGCGCTCCTACTGCGCATTACTTCTTGCCTACTGCGTTGATTAGAGAGTTTATCGCATTACTGGTGATGCATAAGAAATCTCTATTAATCTTAACGCTGTTGTTCTCACTATTACTGGCATGGACATACTTTTTTTAA
- a CDS encoding site-specific integrase — MPVYKDDSTSKWYFSIRYKDVYGNNKRKMKRGYGTKREAKYAEAAFLNDINEGYSDSNTFDYVFKHYLEHSDLRPKTKKRKINEYNRHFKDKFGHINMNKITQNQCQEFRKYLMDNIPSTNTARTIWSGFKVVINYAKKYFGLRIDPTISIKPIPRVKPKPKYMLREEFDERVKEVEEQDYQELFKLMFYTGLRIGEAMALVWTDFNKYKKEISIDKTMDISNRTIYPRAKTESSEDIVPLPKFINQMLADRYQREKAANKYFDERSYFIFGGIAPKHYSHVHKKFQKAFPHYNIHTLRHSYASYLANNGVDIFVLQSLMRHAQITETMGTYSHLYTQKKHDAIAIFDE, encoded by the coding sequence ATGCCAGTATATAAAGATGATAGTACAAGCAAATGGTATTTTTCTATCAGATATAAAGATGTTTACGGTAATAACAAGCGTAAAATGAAACGAGGTTACGGTACTAAAAGAGAAGCTAAATATGCAGAAGCTGCGTTTTTAAATGATATTAATGAGGGTTATAGCGATTCGAATACCTTCGACTATGTGTTCAAGCATTATTTAGAGCATAGCGACTTAAGACCTAAAACTAAAAAACGTAAAATCAATGAATACAATAGACACTTTAAAGATAAATTCGGACATATTAATATGAACAAGATTACGCAGAACCAGTGTCAAGAGTTCCGAAAATATCTAATGGATAACATCCCTTCCACTAACACTGCACGCACAATATGGTCTGGCTTCAAAGTAGTTATCAACTACGCTAAAAAATATTTCGGTTTGCGTATAGATCCTACTATCTCAATCAAACCGATTCCACGTGTTAAACCTAAACCAAAGTATATGTTAAGAGAAGAATTTGATGAGCGTGTAAAGGAAGTGGAGGAACAAGATTATCAAGAGTTATTTAAGTTGATGTTTTATACTGGTTTGCGCATTGGAGAAGCAATGGCGTTAGTATGGACAGACTTTAATAAATATAAAAAAGAGATATCCATAGACAAAACTATGGACATCTCTAATCGGACTATATATCCCAGAGCTAAAACTGAAAGTTCTGAAGATATTGTCCCCTTACCTAAATTCATTAACCAAATGTTAGCTGATCGCTACCAACGTGAAAAGGCAGCCAATAAATATTTTGATGAACGCAGCTATTTTATTTTTGGAGGGATAGCGCCTAAACATTATAGCCACGTTCACAAAAAATTTCAAAAAGCTTTTCCACATTATAACATACACACACTGAGACATTCTTATGCATCTTACCTTGCAAATAACGGTGTAGATATTTTCGTTTTACAGTCACTCATGAGACACGCTCAAATCACTGAAACGATGGGCACTTACAGCCATTTATACACCCAGAAAAAGCATGATGCAATAGCCATTTTTGATGAGTAA
- the sufU gene encoding Fe-S cluster assembly sulfur transfer protein SufU → MNFNNLDQLYRSVIMDHYKNPRNKGKLDNGSLTVDMNNPTCGDRIHLTFDIVDGIIEDAKFDGEGCSISMSSASMMTEAVKGHSLKEALEMSQEFSKMMLGEDYELTEDMGDIEALQGVSQFPARIKCATLAWKALEKGTVEREGKADPESEENAK, encoded by the coding sequence ATGAATTTTAATAATTTAGATCAACTATACAGATCTGTAATTATGGACCACTACAAAAATCCGAGAAATAAAGGTAAATTAGATAACGGCTCTTTAACTGTTGATATGAATAATCCAACATGCGGAGACCGCATCCACCTTACTTTCGATATTGTTGACGGTATTATTGAGGATGCTAAGTTTGATGGTGAAGGCTGTTCAATTTCAATGTCTAGTGCATCTATGATGACTGAAGCAGTTAAAGGTCATTCACTAAAAGAGGCATTAGAAATGAGCCAAGAGTTCTCTAAAATGATGCTTGGCGAAGATTACGAACTTACTGAAGATATGGGAGATATTGAAGCATTGCAAGGTGTTTCTCAATTCCCAGCACGTATTAAATGTGCAACACTTGCTTGGAAAGCTTTAGAAAAAGGAACTGTGGAACGCGAAGGCAAAGCAGATCCTGAATCTGAAGAAAATGCAAAGTAA
- a CDS encoding cysteine desulfurase: MDIVAETTLNVNEVIEDFPILKQQVNGKRLAYLDTTATSQTPIQVIEAIDDYYKRYNSNVHRGVHTLGSLATDGYEGARETVRRFINARYFEEIIFTRGTTASINLVARSYGDANVSEGDEIVVTEMEHHANIVPWQELAHRKGATLKFIPMTETGELNIEDVKATINDNTKIVAIAHVSNVLGTINDVKEIAKVAHEHGAIISVDGAQAAPHMKIDVQDLDVDFYSFSGHKMLGPTGIGVLFGKRSLLKDMEPIEYGGDMIDFVGKYEASWADLPTKFEAGTPLIAQAIGLAEAIKYLENLGFDAIHAHEKELTEYAYEQMSAIEDLEIYGPPKDRRAGVITFNLKGIHPHDTATALDTEGVAVRAGHHCAQPLMKWLNQSSTARASFYIYNTKEDIDQLISALNQTKEFFSYEF, translated from the coding sequence GTGGATATAGTGGCCGAAACAACACTAAATGTTAATGAAGTTATAGAAGATTTTCCAATCTTAAAACAACAAGTCAATGGCAAACGCTTAGCTTATTTAGATACAACAGCGACAAGTCAAACACCGATTCAAGTAATCGAAGCAATTGACGATTATTATAAACGCTATAATTCTAATGTTCACCGCGGTGTGCATACACTCGGTTCATTAGCAACAGATGGTTATGAAGGTGCACGCGAAACAGTAAGACGTTTCATTAATGCACGTTATTTTGAAGAAATTATCTTTACAAGAGGTACAACAGCATCAATCAACTTAGTTGCACGCAGCTATGGGGATGCGAATGTTTCAGAAGGCGATGAAATCGTTGTCACTGAAATGGAACACCACGCAAACATTGTACCTTGGCAAGAACTTGCACATCGTAAAGGCGCAACTTTAAAATTCATCCCAATGACTGAAACAGGAGAATTAAACATCGAAGATGTGAAAGCAACAATCAACGATAATACTAAAATCGTTGCGATTGCACACGTTTCTAACGTATTAGGTACAATCAACGATGTAAAAGAAATTGCCAAAGTTGCACACGAACATGGCGCAATTATCAGTGTTGACGGTGCACAAGCAGCTCCGCACATGAAAATTGATGTTCAAGACTTAGATGTTGATTTTTATAGTTTCAGCGGACACAAAATGCTTGGTCCGACAGGTATTGGTGTCTTATTTGGTAAACGCAGCTTGCTTAAAGACATGGAACCGATTGAATATGGCGGCGATATGATTGACTTCGTAGGAAAATACGAAGCAAGCTGGGCAGACTTGCCGACTAAATTTGAAGCAGGTACACCATTGATTGCACAAGCAATCGGTTTAGCAGAAGCTATTAAGTACCTTGAAAATTTAGGCTTTGATGCAATTCATGCACATGAGAAAGAACTGACTGAATATGCGTATGAACAAATGTCTGCAATTGAAGATTTAGAAATTTACGGACCGCCGAAAGACAGACGTGCAGGCGTAATCACTTTCAACTTGAAAGGTATTCACCCGCACGATACTGCGACAGCTTTAGATACTGAAGGCGTAGCCGTTCGTGCAGGACACCACTGTGCGCAGCCGTTAATGAAATGGTTGAATCAATCTTCAACAGCAAGAGCAAGTTTCTATATTTATAATACGAAAGAAGACATTGATCAATTAATTAGCGCTTTAAACCAAACGAAGGAGTTTTTCTCATATGAATTTTAA
- the sufD gene encoding Fe-S cluster assembly protein SufD — MTTETLNISEAELVEYSQAQNEPSWMTELRKEALKLTETLEMPKPDKTKITKWDFDSFKQFETKSEKYTDISEVPESIEKIIDVDQSENLIIQHNNSLAFSRVSEQAQKDGVVIEGLADALVNHGDLVQKYLMKDAVNVDEHRLTALHTALINGGVFVYVPKNVVVEHPIQYVVFHDDENASFFNHVIIATEQSAEVTYVENYLSDVSGEGNQVNIISEVIAGANSKITYGAVDYLDKGFTGHIIRRGITEADATINWALGLMNEGNQIIDNTTNLIGDRSTSELKSVAVGTGEQKSNVTSKIVQYGKETDGYILKHGVVEEQATIIFNGIGYIKHGGSKSVANQESRVLMLSDKARGDANPILLIDEDDVEAGHAASVGRVDDEQLYYLMSRGISKHEAERLIIHGFLDPVVRELPIEDVKRQLREVIELKVAK; from the coding sequence ATGACGACTGAAACTTTGAACATTTCTGAAGCAGAACTTGTTGAGTATTCACAAGCCCAAAATGAACCTTCTTGGATGACAGAATTACGTAAAGAAGCGTTGAAACTTACTGAAACTTTGGAAATGCCGAAACCAGATAAAACTAAAATTACTAAATGGGATTTCGACTCATTTAAACAATTCGAAACAAAATCTGAAAAATACACTGACATCAGTGAAGTTCCAGAATCAATCGAAAAAATCATTGATGTTGATCAATCAGAAAATTTAATCATTCAACATAACAACTCACTTGCATTCTCACGTGTTTCAGAGCAAGCACAAAAAGACGGTGTAGTGATTGAAGGTTTAGCTGATGCATTAGTTAATCACGGCGACCTTGTTCAAAAATATCTTATGAAAGATGCAGTGAACGTTGACGAACATCGTTTAACAGCATTACACACAGCATTAATCAACGGCGGTGTATTTGTATATGTTCCTAAGAACGTAGTTGTAGAACACCCAATCCAATATGTTGTGTTTCATGATGATGAGAACGCAAGCTTCTTCAATCATGTGATTATTGCGACTGAACAAAGCGCAGAAGTCACTTATGTTGAAAACTACTTGTCTGACGTAAGCGGCGAAGGCAACCAAGTAAACATTATTTCTGAAGTGATTGCGGGTGCTAACTCAAAAATCACTTATGGTGCAGTAGACTATTTAGATAAAGGGTTCACTGGCCATATCATTCGTCGCGGTATTACAGAAGCAGATGCTACAATCAATTGGGCACTTGGTTTAATGAACGAAGGCAACCAAATCATTGATAATACAACAAACTTGATCGGCGACCGTTCGACAAGTGAATTGAAATCAGTAGCAGTAGGTACAGGCGAACAAAAATCTAACGTAACATCTAAGATTGTTCAATACGGTAAAGAAACTGATGGTTACATTCTTAAACACGGTGTTGTTGAAGAACAAGCAACTATCATCTTTAACGGTATCGGATATATTAAACACGGCGGTTCAAAATCAGTTGCGAACCAAGAGTCACGTGTCTTAATGCTTTCTGATAAAGCACGCGGGGATGCCAACCCTATTCTATTAATCGATGAAGACGATGTAGAAGCAGGTCACGCAGCTTCAGTAGGCCGTGTGGATGATGAACAACTTTACTATTTAATGAGCCGCGGAATTTCTAAACATGAAGCGGAACGTTTAATCATTCATGGTTTCTTAGACCCTGTAGTAAGAGAATTACCAATTGAAGACGTTAAACGTCAATTACGTGAAGTTATCGAATTAAAAGTTGCAAAATAA
- the sufC gene encoding Fe-S cluster assembly ATPase SufC, which translates to MPSTLEIKDLHVSIEDKEILKGVNLTINTGEIHAVMGPNGTGKSTLSAAIMGHPAFTVTKGEVLLDGENVLELDVDERAKAGLFLAMQYPSEITGVTNADFMRSAINAKREEGKEINLMQFIKKLDKEMEFLDMDPNMAQRYLNEGFSGGEKKRNEILQLMMLQPKFAILDEIDSGLDIDALKVVSKGINEMRGDDFGSLIITHYQRLLNYITPDFVHVMYNGKIVKTGDAELAKRLENEGYEWVKEEFSEA; encoded by the coding sequence ATGCCATCAACATTGGAGATTAAAGACTTACACGTGTCTATCGAGGATAAAGAAATTTTAAAAGGTGTTAACTTAACGATTAACACAGGAGAAATTCATGCAGTAATGGGACCTAACGGTACTGGTAAATCAACTTTATCAGCAGCAATCATGGGTCACCCAGCTTTCACAGTTACTAAAGGTGAAGTTTTACTTGACGGTGAAAACGTTTTAGAATTAGACGTTGACGAACGTGCAAAAGCAGGTTTATTCCTAGCTATGCAATATCCATCAGAAATCACTGGTGTTACAAACGCTGACTTCATGCGTTCAGCAATTAATGCTAAACGTGAAGAAGGTAAAGAAATCAACTTAATGCAATTCATTAAGAAATTAGATAAAGAAATGGAATTCCTAGATATGGATCCTAACATGGCACAACGTTACCTTAACGAAGGGTTCTCAGGCGGCGAGAAAAAACGTAACGAAATTTTACAATTAATGATGTTGCAACCTAAATTCGCTATTCTTGACGAAATCGACTCAGGTTTAGACATTGATGCGTTGAAAGTTGTATCTAAAGGTATCAACGAAATGCGCGGAGATGACTTCGGTTCATTAATCATTACGCACTATCAACGTTTATTAAACTACATCACACCTGATTTCGTACACGTTATGTATAACGGTAAAATCGTTAAAACAGGCGATGCAGAATTAGCAAAACGTCTTGAAAATGAAGGTTATGAATGGGTTAAAGAAGAATTCAGCGAAGCGTAA
- a CDS encoding ATP-binding protein yields MKTTIKMSDMTLGNIKNVNYGSFNTNANFSNINKSNVVGFYGQNGSGKTAVVDAFKIIESLIENRELSQIGKRLVTYGKENLWLQAKFIVILENKKKLYLEYYVEISEKDSGYHVESEKLVYKEDEKGKRFKTLVQADSDTIYVRNQNIKTMRDEMKIQGLVSFHLSKKQRKSLIFNSEMLPIYNEVFSKEEMQIFYALSIHFVQGLHIIENRNYGLLMANILIPFNIFQDEVKGIVPLSQSVDNKSAAIPKKIFDLLKREVFPNINVVLPCIVPGLTIEINEIAEIHKEGGTKGIQFELLSNRNGNRLPLNTESEGIIKIISMLSVLSALFKETNVCVVVDELDAGVFEYLLGEVLKIVDESAKGQLIFTSHNLRIVELLPTHSIWFTTTNSENRYVQLKHTSKTSNNRDVYIRSLQIKNQQEELYDKTDNFKIKRAFKKLARKGSHHEKQNSYSFGGRGH; encoded by the coding sequence ATGAAAACAACAATTAAAATGAGTGATATGACATTAGGCAATATTAAAAACGTAAACTACGGTTCCTTTAATACAAACGCTAATTTTTCTAATATAAACAAATCTAACGTTGTGGGGTTTTATGGTCAAAATGGATCAGGAAAAACTGCGGTAGTTGATGCATTCAAAATTATCGAAAGTTTAATAGAAAATAGAGAGTTGTCTCAAATCGGAAAAAGGTTAGTAACATATGGTAAAGAGAATTTATGGTTGCAAGCTAAGTTTATTGTCATATTAGAAAATAAAAAAAAGCTGTATCTTGAGTATTATGTCGAAATTTCAGAGAAAGATAGCGGCTATCATGTTGAATCTGAAAAATTAGTATATAAAGAAGATGAAAAAGGCAAGAGGTTCAAAACGCTAGTGCAAGCAGATTCCGACACAATATATGTCAGAAATCAAAATATTAAAACGATGAGAGACGAAATGAAGATTCAAGGGTTAGTTTCATTTCATTTGTCTAAAAAACAAAGGAAGTCGCTTATTTTTAATAGTGAAATGTTACCAATTTACAATGAAGTTTTTTCAAAAGAAGAAATGCAGATTTTTTACGCATTAAGTATTCATTTTGTTCAAGGCTTGCACATTATTGAAAATAGAAATTACGGGCTTTTAATGGCGAATATTTTAATCCCTTTTAATATCTTTCAAGATGAAGTTAAAGGGATAGTGCCATTGAGTCAAAGTGTCGATAATAAATCGGCTGCTATCCCTAAAAAGATTTTTGATTTATTGAAAAGAGAGGTTTTCCCAAATATAAATGTGGTCTTACCTTGTATCGTTCCAGGTTTGACGATAGAAATTAATGAAATTGCTGAAATTCATAAAGAAGGTGGAACGAAAGGAATACAATTTGAATTGCTCTCTAATAGAAATGGTAATAGGCTCCCTCTTAATACAGAATCTGAAGGTATAATCAAAATCATATCTATGCTAAGTGTTTTGTCAGCGTTATTTAAAGAGACTAATGTTTGCGTAGTTGTAGATGAATTAGATGCAGGAGTATTTGAATATTTGTTAGGAGAAGTCTTGAAAATTGTAGATGAGAGTGCAAAGGGACAATTGATTTTCACTTCGCATAATCTTAGAATTGTAGAATTATTACCCACTCATTCAATTTGGTTTACTACAACGAACTCTGAAAATAGGTATGTACAACTTAAACATACAAGTAAAACGTCCAATAACAGAGATGTGTATATAAGATCTTTGCAAATTAAAAATCAACAAGAAGAACTGTATGATAAAACAGATAATTTTAAAATTAAAAGAGCATTTAAAAAACTAGCAAGAAAAGGAAGTCATCATGAAAAACAAAATTCTTATAGCTTTGGTGGAAGGGGACACTGA